The Dethiosulfovibrio peptidovorans DSM 11002 nucleotide sequence TTCGGGACCTGCCGGAGGCTCAGCCGTCGGCAGGTCCTCTTAGAGAGGGGTTAAGGGATGATCAAATACGTGGCGAGAAGGGTGTTGGCCCTGGTTCCTGTCCTTTTCGGGGTGGCCTTCATTGTTTTCACTTTACTCTATATAACTCCGGGCGATCCGGCCAAGCTGGCCTTGGGACAGCAGGCCACGGACGAGGCTCTTCAGGAGTTCAGGGATCGTAACGGTCTGGACGATCCCTTTCTGGTGCAGTTCGGGCGGTATATATCGAACGCGGTGTTCCGGGGAGATATCGGCCGTTCCTACGTTACGAAGAGGCCGGTCAGCTCGGAGATAATGGATACCTTCAAGGTGACTCTCAGGCTGGCGGTGTTCTCCATGGCTATATCCATCGTGCTGGGCATCCCCTTCGGCATCATATCCGCTATAAAACAGTATTCCATATTCGATTCGATCACGATGGTCCTGGCTCTGGTGGGCATATCCATGCCGGTGTTCTGGCTGGGGCTGCTGTTGATACTGCTTTTCTCCGTCCATCTGGGATGGTTCCCCTCGTCCGGGATGGGGTCCTTCGCCGCCATGGTGTTGCCCTCTCTGTCCCTGTCGGCCCAGGGGGTGGCCATAATCACCAGGATGACCCGTTCCAGCATGCTCGAGGTGGTCCGCCAGGACTACATAAGGACAGCTCGGGCCAAGGGACAGAAGGAGTCTGTGGTCATATGGCGTCACGCCCTGCCCAACGCCCTCATTCCTGTGGTCACGGTGATAGGCATACACTTCGGCTATCTGCTGGGTGGAGCGGTTCTTACCGAGTCGGTCTTCTCGATTCCCGGGGTGGGGCGGCTGATGGTGGAGGCCATAAAGATGAGAGATTACCCTATAGTCCAGGGGGGGGTCCTCTACATAGCCATAGCCTACAGTCTGGTCAATCTCCTGGTGGATCTCGTCTACGGCTGGATCGACCCCAGGATAAAGGCCCAGTATCGTTAGGAGGGACCGTCTATGAATTCGAGAAAAAAGGGCAAGGGCGGAGACGTTTTCCTTCGACTCAGGAGAAACAGGCTGGCCATGATAGGCCTGGCCATAGTGGTGATACTGATACTGGTGGCGGTTTTTGCCGATTTCATAGCTCCCTACGGCTACGCCAAGCAGAATATCCGTGAGACCCTTCAGTCTCCGTCCATGAAGCACCTGTGCGGAACCGATCAGTTCGGCAGGGATATATTCAGCCGGATAATCTACGGAAGCCGGATCTCCCTGAAGGTGGGCTTCATAGCCGTCTCCATCGCCATGGTGACAGGAGGGCTGTTGGGGGCCATCTCGGGATATTACGGCGGTAAACTGGACAACCTGATAATGAGGGTGATGGACGTGCTCCTATCGATCCCCCAGATACTCTTGGCCATCGCCATAGCGGCGTCTCTCGGCCCGGGCTTGTTCAATCTCATGATAGCGGTGGGAATATCGTCCATACCGGGCTACGCCAGGATAGTCCGAGGCTCGGTCCTCTCCATAAGAAATCAGGAGTTCGTAGAGGCCGCCAGGGCCATGGGGTCCGGGGATCTCAGGATAATACTGAGGCACATACTGCCCAACTGTATGGCCCCTGTAATAGTCCAGGCCACCCTGGGGGTCGCCTTCGCCATTCTCACCGCCGCGGGGCTGAGCTTCATAGGTCTGGGCATACAGCCTCCCTCCCCCGAGTGGGGCGCCATGCTTTCCGGAGGACGGGTCTATATAAGGGACCACTCCTATATGACCTTCTTTCCCGGTCTGGCCATCATGATAACCATATTGGCGCTCAATTTCTTGGGCGACGGCCTCCGGGACGCCCTTGATCCCAAGCTGAAGAGGTAGGGGGAGATGGATATGAACCAGGAGCTTTTGCTCGACATAAAGGGGCTGACCGTCCGCTACCACACCGACAGCGGAGTGGTCCAGGCGGTCGATAAGCTCGATCTGAAGCTGGCCCCGGGCGAGTCGCTGGGCTTTGTGGGGGAGACCGGCGCAGGAAAGACCACCACGGCCCTGTCGGTGATGCAGCTGATACAGAGCCCTCCGGGGGAGATAGTGGAGGGGGCTATCTCCTTTCAGGGAAGGGATATGCTGTCTCTGAGCGAGTCGGAGAAGAGGATCGTCCGAGGCGGCAGGATAGCCATGATATTCCAGGATCCCATGACGTCTCTGAACCCGGTTATGCCGGTGGATCGTCAGATAATGGAGATGGTCCAACTTCACGGCGACATGGACGAGAAGAGGGCTCACGAAAGGGCCCTGGAGATGTTGGAGCTGGTCGGTATCCGTCCGGAGAGGGCGGGAGACTATCCCCATCAGTTTTCCGGAGGCATGAGGCAGAGGGTCGTCATAGCTATAGCCTTGGCCTGCGATCCGGCTCTTCTGATAGCCGACGAGCCCACTACCGCCCTGGACGTCACCATACAGGCCCAGGTGCTGGAGCTGATGAAGGACCTGAAGAGGAAGTTCAACACGGCCCTGATGCTGATAACCCACGACCTCGGCGTTGTCGCCGAGATCTGCGACAAGGTCGCCATAATGTACGCCGGGTCCGTGGTGGAGTACGGCGACACCGACTCCCTCTACGAACACAGGATGCATCCCTACACGGAGGGACTTTTCAACTCTATTCCGGACGTGGACGCCCCCCGTTCTCGGTTGCAGGTCATACAGGGACTTACCCCGGATCCTACCGACCTGCCCAGGGGATGCCGGTTCCACCCCCGTTGTTCCTACGCCCTGCCGTCCTGTTCGGAGGCTCGGCCGAAGATGGTGGAGTGGCGTCCCGGCCATTTCGTGGCCTGTCCCGTCCGTTGCGGCGGCCTGTCCTGAGGAGGTCTGACAGATGGTAAAAGAGAAAGAGGCCCTGATAGAGGTCGAGGGTCTGACCAAGTATTTCGATACCCCTCGGGGAAAGCTTCACGCGGTGGACGGACTTGGATTTTCCATAGCCTCGGGAGAGACCCTGGGACTGGTGGGAGAGTCGGGATGTGGCAAGTCCACCACAGGGAGGGTCCTGATAAGGCTTCTGGAGGCCACGGGAGGCGAGGTCCTTTATCGGGGGGAGGACGTGCTTTCCGCCGGAGGATCCAGGATGAAGGCCTTGAGAAGACAGATGCAGATAGTGTTTCAGGATCCCTATTCGTCGCTGAACCCTCGGATGACAGTGTCGGAGCTCATTGCCGAGCCTCTGGTGGTCAACGGAGCCGGGATGGGCGGCAGGGCCAGGAGGGCCAGGGTGTCCGAGCTGATGGACACAGTGGGCCTGGCGGAGAGGCTGACCGATTCCTATCCCCACGAGCTGGACGGAGGTAGACGTCAGAGGATAGGCATAGCCCGAGCCCTGGCGCTGGAGCCGGAGTTCATAGTTCTGGACGAGCCGGTGTCGGCGCTGGACGTGTGTATCCAGGCCCAGATACTGAACCTGTTGGACGATCTTCAGAGGGAGGCGGGATATACCTATCTGTTCATCTCTCACGATCTGTCGGTGGTCAAGCACGTGTCGGATCGCATAGCCGTCATGTATCTGGGCAAGATGGTGGAGCTCACCGACTCGGAGAGGGTTTTCTCCAATCCGCTTCACCCCTACACCAGAGCGCTGCTGTCGGCCATACCGATAGCCAAGAGGGGCGTCGAGAGAAACAGGATAATTCTGGAGGGAGACGTCCCCAGTCCGATCGATCCTCCCGAGGGCTGTCGCTTCTCCGGAAGGTGTCCCTACCGCAGGGACCTCTGCACAGAGGCTACCCCGGAGCTGAGGGAGATATCGCCGGGACATTCGGTGGCCTGTCATTTCGCTGGAGAGCTGGATTTCGAGGAGGCGGCGTCTTGAGGGGGGATCTCCTTAACCGAGCAGTTGAGCTTAGCCCCTGGATGGTGGAGCTCCGCAGGGATTTTCACCGTTTTCCCGAGCTGGCCTTTCAGGAGTTCAGGACCTCCGCCAAGGTGGCCGAGATCCTGAAGTCGCTGGACATTCCCTTCGAGACCGGCATGGCCGAGACGGGTGTGGTAGCCAGGCTCGGAGGGGCCGGACCCTCTGTGGCTCTGAGGGCGGATATGGACGCTCTTCCCCTGACAGAGTGCGAGGGCCGGGAGTACCGATCCACCGTGGAGGGAGTGATGCACGCCTGCGGTCACGACGCCCACACTGCTATTCTACTCGGGGTGGCCAGACTGCTGTCTGGGATGGAGCTTCCCGGTCCGATCGTCCTGATCTTCCAACCCGCCGAGGAGGTCGCAGGAGGCGGGGCGGCGGTGGTCCGTTCCGGGGTTTTGGAGCGAAACGAGGTGAAGGCCGTCTTCGGCCTTCACGTCACCGTTCCCATGGAGGTAGGGACCATAGGGGTGAACAGGGAGAAGTGCTGCGCCTCCGTGGACAACTTCCAGGCGGTGATCCGGGGAAAGAAGGCTCACGGAGCCTATCCCCATCTGGGAAGGGACGCCGTGGTGATGGCAGGTCAGGCATTGGTACAACTTCAGTCGCTGGTCTCCAGGGAGATTGATCCTCTGGAGGGTGCGGTGGTGACCGTCGGATCGGTCCACGGGGGAACGGCGCCCAACATAATAGCCGACGAGGTGGTCATGGAGGGAACGGTCCGTTCCTATCTTCCGGAGCAGAGAGGATATCTGACCGACCGGGTGAAGGAGATAACGACCTCCGTCGCCTCCGCCGGAGGAGGTTCGGCGGAGGTTACGGTGAGGCGGGGGTCCCCCGCCGTGGTCAACGATCCCGCCATGGCGGAGATGGTGCTGTCCGTCGGGAGGGATTTCCTGGGGTTCGATTCCGCCGCTTTTCTGGATTGCCCCACCATGGGTGGAGAGGATTTCTCCTATCTTTCCGAGGCCGTGCCGGGGGCCTTCTTTCGTCTCGGGTCGGGCAACGAAGAGAGGGGCATCGTTCATCCCGCCCACACCTCCGATTTCGACGTGGACGAGGGGTGCCTGCCCGTGGGAGCCGCCATGATGGCGGAACTGGCGCTGAGGTGGCACGAGGAAGGCCGGGGCCGTGGATAGCGGTGCTTCAGGACCGTTCTCCTGGTCCGTAGGGGTCCCTCTGGGCACCAACCGCCTGTATCTGAAAAAGGCCGCCGTATTTTCCGCGGTCCTCATGGCCTGCGTCGTCGGGGTGACCCTGGCGACACAGGCCTTTTTTGGATCGTCCCTCAAGCTGGAACATTTCGTGGCTGCGCTGGATCTGGGGTTGAGGTCCGTCGGCCTGGTCGCCTTGCCGTGGGCTCTGGTGGTCTTCGGGGTCCTGGACAACAGGCTCCTGATGAGATACAGGATAGGCCCGGAGGGGGTTCGCTGCGATACCGTCAGGATAAAAAGGGGCGACTGGCGGTCCCATCGCATGTCCTTCCATCCTTTCGAGGCCCCCGATTCCTGTCGGGAGATGAGGAGTTCGTCCAGGCTGATAAACTGGTCCGATCTGTCCTCCGCGAAGGGGCTGGAGGACATGAACACGGTGGTTTTGAGAAGAGGCGGCTGGACCGTAGCCTGTCTGTTCTGTCCCGACCGGGACACCTACCTCAAGGTGCTGGGGTACTCGAAAGGACACCTCTAAAAACGCCGGTCCTCGGAGAGGTCGTTCCGACTCCGCCCTGTCTCGCCCAAACGTATTTCCGACCGGCCTGTTTCGTACGAATCGCCTCGGAGGGCACGTCCTGTGCCCCCTCGGCTTGGGGCGACGTCCTGTCGCCCCATCCGTACTACACGACGGCCGGTCGGAAATACGGGCTCGAACGGGCTCCGTCGGAACGACCTCTCCGAGGAGACTTTGACGTGATTTTAGATATGTCTCAAGGAGTGTCCTGAAGTGTTAGAATCGTGGCATGACAGGGCTTCGAGAAGAAGCTTCAGAAAGGGGATCTTAGCATGATAGGAGATCTGTTGGTCCGGGGCGGAACGGTCTGGACCGTGACGGACGGCGTAAAGGATAACTGTGACGTCCTGGTTTCTAAGGGGCGGATCGCTCGAGTCTCTCCGGACATAGACGCTCCCGAAGGGGCCGATGTACTGGAGGCCCGGGGCAGAATAGTCACTCCCGGACTGATAGACTGCCACTGCCATCTTGGCCTGTGGAAGGAGGGATATCCGCTGGAGGAGGCGGGCGGCAACGAGAAGACCGACTCCCTTACCCCTCACCTTAGGGCCCTGGACGGATTCGATCCGGAGGACACGTCCTTTCTGGACGCCAGAAGGGCGGGCATAACCACCGTGCAGATCCTTCCGGGCAGCGCCAACGTGGTGGGAGGGGTCGGGACGGTCCTGAAGACCTGGGGTGGTTACGCCGACGAGATGGTGAGGCTTCATCCGTCGGGTATGAAGGCCGCCTTCGGCGAGAACCCCAAGAACCTTCACAAAGACAGAGGCGGTATGCCCACCACCAGGATGGCTGTAGCTGCCATGCTCCGATCCGCACTGGTCGACGGGCTGAACTACGGCAGGAAGCTGGATAAGGATCCCGATTTTCCGAGGGATCTCCGCCTCGAGGGATTGCTGTCGGTGATTCGAAGGGAGGTCCCCCTCAGGATCCATGCCCACAGGGCGGACGATATAATGTCCGCCGTCAGGGTGGCCGAGGAGTTCGACCTGGACTATTCCATAGAGCACTGCACCGAGGGACACAAGGTGGCCTCGGTCCTCGGAGAGAAGAGGGTGATGGCGGCCTTCGGACCCTTCATGATATTCAAGTCGAAGCTCGAACTTAAGGACTGCGCCGCATCCAACGTGGTCTCCCTTCATAGGGCGGGGGCCCATGTCTCCCTAATAACCGACTATCCCATGATTCCGGTCAGCTGCCTGATGGTACAGGCCGCACAGATCGTCAGAGAGGGACTGTCCAAAGAGGAGGTCTTCCGTTTCGTGACTATGAATCCGGCTGAGCATATCGGTCTGGCCGACGAGCTGGGGTCCATAGAGGAGGGCAAGATAGGCGACCTGGTGATGTGGGACGGCGATCCCTTCGACGGAACCCGTTCCCCCGACGTAACCATCATAGACGGAGAGGTCGTGTTCCGGAAAGATGGCCGCTAAGAGCAGATCCCGTCAGGCCGTCGATGCTTCCTGGGTCGGCCTTACGGTGGACTGTGTTCTCACGGTAGGCAAGATATCGGCCGGAATTCTGGGAAACAGCGCCGCCATGGTCGCAGACGGAGCCCATTCCCTTTCCGACGTGGTCACCGACGTCGTGGCCATACTGGGCTTTCGGATGGTGGCGCAGCCGGCGGACTCGTCCCATCGCTACGGCCACGGCAAGTTCGAGACCCTGTGTTCCGCCTTCGTAGGGGTGGCCCTGATAGGGGCCGGACTGGGGATCCTGTGGGGCGCCGGTTGCCGCATCGCCGAGGCCTTCGACGGGGTGATGCCGGAGGCCCCGGGCGAGATAGCCCTATGGGCGGCTGGGCTTTCTGTGATCGTGAAGGAGATACTGTATCGGTACACCGTGGCGGTAGCCCTGCGTCTGGACAGCCCGGCCCTGAAGGCCAACGCCTGGCATCACAGGTCCGACGCCCTGTCGTCCGTGGGAGCCTTCCTCGGAATAGGCGGTGCCATGGCCCTTGGAGGATGGGGAAGGCTCCTGGATCCCGTGGCAGGTGTGGCGGTTAGCCTGATAGTCGTCAAGGTGGGGCTCTCCATAGCCTACGACGCGATCAACGAGCTGACCGAGGCCGCCCTTCCGGAGGATGTCTCCCGGGATATCGTGCTCTGCGGAGAGTCCGTCCCGGGAGTCAGAGACCTCCACCGCCTCAGGACCAGGAGGGTCGGAGCCGTCGTAGCCATGGATTTTCACCTGTTGGTGGATCCTGATATAACGATCAGAGAGGGCCACGACATCGCCACTGCGGTGGAGGACGCCATAAGGGAGAGAATGGGCCGGGACACGATGATATCGGTCCACGTGGAACCCGACGACGGTTAGGATCATCGATTGTAGCCCTATCTCTTGACGATGGAAACCCGACACCTCTTTATGACGTGGTCCGGCAGGGCGGCAATCCTGGCGGCGTCGGCCTCGCTGACCACTATGTCCACGTTCTGAGGGATCTTTACCCTGAGGGGTTTGATCGTTATCGGACTGTCCGAGACCCTGGGCTGTCCCTTGGCCCAGTTCATATTGCTCTGATAGTCGCAGAGCCCCGAGGCCAGAAAGCGCTCCATGTCCACCAGGTCGAATCCGTACACCTCCTTGTCCGACGGCGACAGTATCCTGAATGTCACGGAGGGGATCAAAGGCAGGTTTCGGCAGTCCAGCACCAGACCGGTCCCTCCGCTTCTGACCTTGGGGCGGGGCTGGGGCTTGGGGGCCTTCTTCTGTCTCTTCTCCTCCGCCGCCTTCTCCTGTATCACCGGCAGGGCTGCGGTCCGTATCTCCTTCAGAGAGACCCTTCCCGTAACGGTGTATATCTCGCCGTCCCATTCCGAGTCGGTGACCGCAACGTTCTTTATGAACCCTGTCACGGAGGATACGACCCTGTCGTCGGCCATGAAGTTCTCCATGGTGGTCTCGGAACTTATCCTGACTCCCTTCACGAACTCGAGCATGTTTCTCTGAAGGTCCACAACCGCGCCCCTCTTGGCGAGGAGCTTGCCCTGGGCCGACCCTTCCTTGCCGGTAGGGGCCACGGCCTGTCCGATGGCCTCCACGTAGTCTCCGCTCCAGTCAAGCGTCGCGTTTTGCCCCTGTTGAACTATCGGTTCCTGTGCCGCCGCTGCCGACGCTATGGCGGCTAGGACCATGGCGACCAGCATAACTTTTCTGATCATGACAGATACCTCCCTTTTTCTTATCGTTCTCGATTTTCTCCGATGCCTCTCATTATAAGTGTAGACTCGTCTGAAGATAGAGGCAAGTATGTCTTTTTCTCCTTGCCCTTTTTTCGCTCTGTGATATGC carries:
- the nikB gene encoding nickel ABC transporter permease; the encoded protein is MIKYVARRVLALVPVLFGVAFIVFTLLYITPGDPAKLALGQQATDEALQEFRDRNGLDDPFLVQFGRYISNAVFRGDIGRSYVTKRPVSSEIMDTFKVTLRLAVFSMAISIVLGIPFGIISAIKQYSIFDSITMVLALVGISMPVFWLGLLLILLFSVHLGWFPSSGMGSFAAMVLPSLSLSAQGVAIITRMTRSSMLEVVRQDYIRTARAKGQKESVVIWRHALPNALIPVVTVIGIHFGYLLGGAVLTESVFSIPGVGRLMVEAIKMRDYPIVQGGVLYIAIAYSLVNLLVDLVYGWIDPRIKAQYR
- a CDS encoding ABC transporter permease, producing the protein MNSRKKGKGGDVFLRLRRNRLAMIGLAIVVILILVAVFADFIAPYGYAKQNIRETLQSPSMKHLCGTDQFGRDIFSRIIYGSRISLKVGFIAVSIAMVTGGLLGAISGYYGGKLDNLIMRVMDVLLSIPQILLAIAIAASLGPGLFNLMIAVGISSIPGYARIVRGSVLSIRNQEFVEAARAMGSGDLRIILRHILPNCMAPVIVQATLGVAFAILTAAGLSFIGLGIQPPSPEWGAMLSGGRVYIRDHSYMTFFPGLAIMITILALNFLGDGLRDALDPKLKR
- a CDS encoding ABC transporter ATP-binding protein, translated to MNQELLLDIKGLTVRYHTDSGVVQAVDKLDLKLAPGESLGFVGETGAGKTTTALSVMQLIQSPPGEIVEGAISFQGRDMLSLSESEKRIVRGGRIAMIFQDPMTSLNPVMPVDRQIMEMVQLHGDMDEKRAHERALEMLELVGIRPERAGDYPHQFSGGMRQRVVIAIALACDPALLIADEPTTALDVTIQAQVLELMKDLKRKFNTALMLITHDLGVVAEICDKVAIMYAGSVVEYGDTDSLYEHRMHPYTEGLFNSIPDVDAPRSRLQVIQGLTPDPTDLPRGCRFHPRCSYALPSCSEARPKMVEWRPGHFVACPVRCGGLS
- a CDS encoding ABC transporter ATP-binding protein — protein: MVKEKEALIEVEGLTKYFDTPRGKLHAVDGLGFSIASGETLGLVGESGCGKSTTGRVLIRLLEATGGEVLYRGEDVLSAGGSRMKALRRQMQIVFQDPYSSLNPRMTVSELIAEPLVVNGAGMGGRARRARVSELMDTVGLAERLTDSYPHELDGGRRQRIGIARALALEPEFIVLDEPVSALDVCIQAQILNLLDDLQREAGYTYLFISHDLSVVKHVSDRIAVMYLGKMVELTDSERVFSNPLHPYTRALLSAIPIAKRGVERNRIILEGDVPSPIDPPEGCRFSGRCPYRRDLCTEATPELREISPGHSVACHFAGELDFEEAAS
- a CDS encoding M20 metallopeptidase family protein, which encodes MRGDLLNRAVELSPWMVELRRDFHRFPELAFQEFRTSAKVAEILKSLDIPFETGMAETGVVARLGGAGPSVALRADMDALPLTECEGREYRSTVEGVMHACGHDAHTAILLGVARLLSGMELPGPIVLIFQPAEEVAGGGAAVVRSGVLERNEVKAVFGLHVTVPMEVGTIGVNREKCCASVDNFQAVIRGKKAHGAYPHLGRDAVVMAGQALVQLQSLVSREIDPLEGAVVTVGSVHGGTAPNIIADEVVMEGTVRSYLPEQRGYLTDRVKEITTSVASAGGGSAEVTVRRGSPAVVNDPAMAEMVLSVGRDFLGFDSAAFLDCPTMGGEDFSYLSEAVPGAFFRLGSGNEERGIVHPAHTSDFDVDEGCLPVGAAMMAELALRWHEEGRGRG
- a CDS encoding amidohydrolase, with the translated sequence MIGDLLVRGGTVWTVTDGVKDNCDVLVSKGRIARVSPDIDAPEGADVLEARGRIVTPGLIDCHCHLGLWKEGYPLEEAGGNEKTDSLTPHLRALDGFDPEDTSFLDARRAGITTVQILPGSANVVGGVGTVLKTWGGYADEMVRLHPSGMKAAFGENPKNLHKDRGGMPTTRMAVAAMLRSALVDGLNYGRKLDKDPDFPRDLRLEGLLSVIRREVPLRIHAHRADDIMSAVRVAEEFDLDYSIEHCTEGHKVASVLGEKRVMAAFGPFMIFKSKLELKDCAASNVVSLHRAGAHVSLITDYPMIPVSCLMVQAAQIVREGLSKEEVFRFVTMNPAEHIGLADELGSIEEGKIGDLVMWDGDPFDGTRSPDVTIIDGEVVFRKDGR
- a CDS encoding cation diffusion facilitator family transporter; translation: MAAKSRSRQAVDASWVGLTVDCVLTVGKISAGILGNSAAMVADGAHSLSDVVTDVVAILGFRMVAQPADSSHRYGHGKFETLCSAFVGVALIGAGLGILWGAGCRIAEAFDGVMPEAPGEIALWAAGLSVIVKEILYRYTVAVALRLDSPALKANAWHHRSDALSSVGAFLGIGGAMALGGWGRLLDPVAGVAVSLIVVKVGLSIAYDAINELTEAALPEDVSRDIVLCGESVPGVRDLHRLRTRRVGAVVAMDFHLLVDPDITIREGHDIATAVEDAIRERMGRDTMISVHVEPDDG